The DNA sequence TACCTGGAGGTGCGGGACCATGGGTCCGCCCTGCCGGACTACGCAACCCTCTTCCTCCCCGGGCGCCGGGGGTTCCAGGGGGGCTTGGGGCAGGGGCTTGGCCTCTACCTGGTGCGCCGCCTGGCTCGAGGCCTGGGGGGGGAGGCTTACGCCAAGCGGGAAGGGGCAGAGAACGTTTTCGGCATCCGCCTTCCCCTAGACTGAAGCGAGGAGGAACCCATGCGGGAAGCCCTAGACCGAGCGCTCAACCAGCTTGTGGAGGAAACCCTAAGGATGCTCTCCCTGGTGCGGGAGATGACCCAAGAGGCCACGGAAGCCCTGGTCCAGCAGGATGTCGCCCGGGCCCAAGAGATCATCGCCAAGGACAAGGAGGTGGACGCCCTGGAGCTCAAGATCGAAAACCAGGCCATCGCCGTCATCGCCCGCCACCAGCCCGTGGCCACGGACCTCCGCCTCATCTTCACCATCATCAAGGCCCTCACCGATTTGGAGCGGGCGGGGGACTACGCCATGCACGTGGCGGAGGACGCCCTCCTCCTAAGCAAGGACCCCCCCCTCAAGCGCTACGTCACCCTGCCGGAGATGGGCCGGCGCCTTTTGGAGATGATGGACACCCTGAGCAAGAGCGTGGCCGAGCGGGACGCATCCTTGGCCCGCAAGGTCCTGGAACTGGACGACCAGGTGGACGGGCTCTACGAGGAGGTGACCCGGGAGCTCATCACCTACATGATGGAAGACCCAAGGACCATCACCAAGGCCCTCACCCTGATGCGGGTGGCCCGCAGCTACGAGCGGCTTGGGGACCACCTGGAAAACGTGGCGGAGCGGGTCATCTACTGGCTCACCGGGGAGGTCTACAAGGCCCCGGAGGACGTCTACTAGCATGGCCCGCGCCCAAGACCCCGAGGCGGTGTGGGCGGCCATATCCGGTTGGCCCGAGCCCGACCGCACCTTGCCCCTTCGCCTCCACGCCTTGGTGCAAAAGACGGCCCCCGCCCTCACCTTGCGCCTGTGGTACGGCATGCCCGCCTACGCCCTCAAGGGGAAGGTCCTCTGCTTCTTCCAGCCCGCCCACCGCTTTAAGACCCGCTACGCCACCTTGGGCTTCACCGACCAGGCCCGGTTGGACCAGGGAAGGATGTGGCCCGTGGCCTTCGCCCTAAAGGACCTGGGCCTCGAGGAGGAGGCCCAGATCCAAGCCCTGTTGCAACGGGCCGTGGGCTAGTCCGCCTCCACCTCTTCCGCCGCCTGGCGGCGGCCTGCCTTCCACTCCAGCCCCGCCCAGATGAAGTCCATCAGGTCCCCGTCCAGGACGTTTTGCGGGTCAAAGCGCATGAGCCCCGTGCGGTGGTCCTTCACGTACTGCTTGTCCAGGACGTAGCTTCGGATCTGGCTTCCCCACTCGATGGGCCGTACCTCGCCCTTGAGCTTCCTTAGCTCCTCCTGCTTCTTCTTCCACTCCAGTTCAAAAAGCCGGGAGCGGAGGACCTTGAGGGCCAGCTCCTTGTTCTTGATCTGGCTCCGGGTGGTCTGGCAGGTGACGGTGATCCCCGTGGGCAGGTGGACGATGCGCACCGCGGAGTCCGTGGTGTTCACACCCTGCCCCCCGTGGCCTTGGGAGCGGAAGACGTCGATGCGCAAATCCTCGGGGCGGATCACCACCTCCACGCTCTCGTCCACCTCCGGCATCACCTCCACCCCGGCGAAGGAGGTGTGGCGGCGGCCCGAGGCGTCAAAGGGGGAAGGCCGCACCAGGCGGTGCACCCCCGCCTCGGGGGAAAGGAGGCCGTAGGCGTTTTCCCCCTTCACCAGGATCTGGGCGTAGTCAATCCCCGCCTCTGCCCCGGGGACGAGGTCCACCACCTCCACCTGGTAGCCCTGGCGCTCGGCGAAGCGGGTGTACATGCGCAGGAGCATCTCCGCCCAGTCACAGGCCTCCGTGCCCCCCGCTCCGGGTTGGATGGTGAGGATGGCGTTTTTCTCGGCGTGGGGGAAGCTTAAGAGGGTTTCGTGGTAGAGGTCGTCCAACTTCCTGGCCGCCTCCTCCAGCTCGGGCCTCAAGGCCTCCCGCTCCTCGGCGGGAAGCTCCTCCCAAAGCTCGAGGAGGCCCTGGAGGTCGCCCTCCAGGGAGCGGAAGGTATCCACCACCCGCTTGTGGCGGGCCGCCTCCTGGCTCACGCGCCGGGCTTCTTCCGGGTTTTGCCAGAGGGTGGGGTCCTCGAGGCGGCGGTTTAGCTCTTGTAGTCGGGCTTCCTTTCCGGGGATGTCAAAGATACCCCCGGAGGCTCTCTAGGCGTTTGGCGAGAAGGTCCAGGTCCATACTGCCTTCAGTATACCGCAAAACCCCGACTTGATAACGTCACGCGCAATATTTATTATATCGTTTAGAGGTGAAGGTATGGACCTCAAGGACCTGGCCCAAGCCCTTCGTCAAGGCCACCCTCAGGGGCTTCCCGGGGAACAGGACGCCTTGGTGACCCTTCTGGTGCAGCGGGGTTACCCCCACGCCGAGGCGGTGCGCCTGGCCAAGGCCCTCGAGGCTCAGGGCTACGCCCATTTCCTCCCCGGGGCCCAAAGCCGCTGGTTCTTCACGGAAAAGCCGGTAGACCTCCAGGCCCTGATGCGGGCCTTGGACCAGGAGTACCGGGAGTTCGTGGGCGAGGGGGACGAGGAGGAAGAAGCCCTCACCTTCCTCACCGGCAGGCTGGGAGGGGACCGCGCAGTAGCCCGAGAGGTGCTAGAAGCCCTCCGCTTTGCGGGCTACGTGGAAACCATCTATAGTCCCGAGCTGGAACGTAATCGGCTTTTCTTCCGCTTCCCTGAGGCTTTGGGACACCTAGGCTAGTCCGCCGCCTGGACCAAGGCCACCTCCGCCATCCCCACCCGGGCTCCTAGGGCCTTCAGGCGCTCCTCCAGGTCCTCGTACCCCCGTTCCAGGAAGTAGACCCCTTCGATCTCGGAAACCCCCTCGGCACTCAAGGCCGCCACCACCAAGGCCCCGCCGGCACGGATGTCCAGGGCCTTCACCTGGGCTCCGTGGAGGCGCCGGCCCTGGAGCAAAAGCGTCCGGTCCCGCAGGTAAAGCTCCGCCCCCATGCGGGCCAGCTCCCCCACGTGGGTGAAACGATCGGGGTAGACCCGGTCGCTTACGGCGCTTTGCCCGGGCACCGTGGCCAAGTAGGCGGTCACGATGGGCTGGAGGTCCGTGGGGAAGCCAGGGTACTCCCGGGCCTCCACCAAAAGGGGTAGGGGGTCCTTAGTGGCGGTGAAGCGGATCCAGTCAGGCCCCACCTCCAAGCGGTGGCCTGCTTGGCGAAGTTTGTCCAAAAGGGCGTCCAGGTGGTCGGGGCGCACCTCGCGCAGGGTGAGGGTCCCCCGGGTGGCCGCCGCTGCCAGGAGGTAGGTGCCCGCCTCAATGCGGTCGGGGATGATCCGGTACGTCCCCCCGCCCAGGCGCTTGGCCCCCCGGACGTGGAGGATGGCGCTTCCCAAGCCCTCCACCTCCACCCCCAGCATGCGAAGAAAGCGCCCTAAGTCCACGATCTCCGGCTCCATGGCCGCCTGGACCAAGGTGGCCTCCCCTCCCAGGGCCACGGCCAGCATGGCCTGCTCCGTTCCCCCCACCGTGGGCAGGTCAAAGACCACCCGTCCGGAAAGGGGGCGGACGCGGCGGGCGTAGAAGGTCCCTTCCTCCTCTACCACCTCGGCTCCCAGGGCCCGGAGGGCCTTCACGTGCTGGTCCACGGGCCGGGCGCCGAAGGCGCACCCCCCGGGCAAGGAGATGCGTCCTTCCCCCACCCGGGCCAAGAGGGCGCCCCAGACGATAAAGCTGGCCCGCATCTGCCCCACCAGCTCGTAGGGGGCGTGGGTGTTTTGGATTTCGGGGGTGTGGAGGTGGAGGGTGCGCCCCTCCCACTGGTAGCGGGTGCCCAGGTGGGCCAAGAGCTCCAGCATCACCTCCACGTCCCGAAGCCGTGGCACCTCCACCAGGGTGATGGGTTCCGGGGTGAGGAGGCTTGCCGCCAGGATGGGTAAGGCGGCGTTCTTAGCGGGGTAGACTCGGAGCTCGCCGGACAGGGGAGAGCCCCCTTCAATCCGCAGAATTCTGCTCCGCCCCGTATCCGTGAGCATCATACTCACCTTACTCACAATGAGGATATACAGGAAGGCGTGTATTGTCAAGGTCATGCGGTTTTTGCTACACTACCCGCCAAGGAGCGGTATGCCCAAGAAGGAAAAAAAGCGGCTGCAGGTGGTCATCTCCGAGGAGCAAGACGCCCTTCTGACCCGGGCGGCTTACGCTCTTTCCAGCCCCGAGCGGCTGGTGTCTAAGTCGGAGGTGGTGCGCCTGGCCATCGCCAAAATCGTCCAGGAGCTGGAAGAGAGCAAGGAAGAGTTGGCCGAGCTCTTGAAGCGCTTGGAGCCCGAGGAAGAAACCCCCTAAAATGACCCGGATGCTTCTGGCCGGGCGGTACCGCCTCGAGGCCCCCCTGGGCTCCGGGGGCATGGCCGAGGTCTGGCAAGGGGTGGACGAGCGCCTGGGGCGGAAGGTGGCGGTGAAGCTCCTCCACCCCCGGGCCCTGCCCCCCGAACGGGAGCGGTTTCTTCTGGAGGTCCGGGCCCTTTCCCGCCTCTTTCACCCCGGCATCGTCCAGGTCCTGGACCTGGGGGAGGAGGAGGGGCGGCCCTATTTCGTCATGGAGCTGGTGGAAGGAGGCACCTTTGACCGCCTGGGCCCGTTTGAGGAGGGCCCAGAAGGGGAAAGGATCCTCCTGGCCGCAGCCCAGGTCATGGAGGCCTTGGCCCACCTCCACGCCCAGGGCATCCTCCACCGGGACCTCACCCCCAAGAACATCCTCCTCACCAAGGAGGGCCACCCCAAGGTGATGGACTTCGGCCTGGCCTACCTCCTCCAGGAAAGCCGCCACCTCACCCGCACCGGCTACACCCTGGGCACCCCCACCTACATGGCCCCGGAGCAGGCCAAGGGCCTCCCCCTCACCCCCAAGGCCGACCTCTA is a window from the Thermus sp. LT1-2-5 genome containing:
- the phoU gene encoding phosphate signaling complex protein PhoU, which gives rise to MREALDRALNQLVEETLRMLSLVREMTQEATEALVQQDVARAQEIIAKDKEVDALELKIENQAIAVIARHQPVATDLRLIFTIIKALTDLERAGDYAMHVAEDALLLSKDPPLKRYVTLPEMGRRLLEMMDTLSKSVAERDASLARKVLELDDQVDGLYEEVTRELITYMMEDPRTITKALTLMRVARSYERLGDHLENVAERVIYWLTGEVYKAPEDVY
- a CDS encoding DUF1801 domain-containing protein, translated to MARAQDPEAVWAAISGWPEPDRTLPLRLHALVQKTAPALTLRLWYGMPAYALKGKVLCFFQPAHRFKTRYATLGFTDQARLDQGRMWPVAFALKDLGLEEEAQIQALLQRAVG
- the prfB gene encoding peptide chain release factor 2 (programmed frameshift), producing MDLDLLAKRLESLRGYLDIPGKEARLQELNRRLEDPTLWQNPEEARRVSQEAARHKRVVDTFRSLEGDLQGLLELWEELPAEEREALRPELEEAARKLDDLYHETLLSFPHAEKNAILTIQPGAGGTEACDWAEMLLRMYTRFAERQGYQVEVVDLVPGAEAGIDYAQILVKGENAYGLLSPEAGVHRLVRPSPFDASGRRHTSFAGVEVMPEVDESVEVVIRPEDLRIDVFRSQGHGGQGVNTTDSAVRIVHLPTGITVTCQTTRSQIKNKELALKVLRSRLFELEWKKKQEELRKLKGEVRPIEWGSQIRSYVLDKQYVKDHRTGLMRFDPQNVLDGDLMDFIWAGLEWKAGRRQAAEEVEAD
- the murA gene encoding UDP-N-acetylglucosamine 1-carboxyvinyltransferase; protein product: MMLTDTGRSRILRIEGGSPLSGELRVYPAKNAALPILAASLLTPEPITLVEVPRLRDVEVMLELLAHLGTRYQWEGRTLHLHTPEIQNTHAPYELVGQMRASFIVWGALLARVGEGRISLPGGCAFGARPVDQHVKALRALGAEVVEEEGTFYARRVRPLSGRVVFDLPTVGGTEQAMLAVALGGEATLVQAAMEPEIVDLGRFLRMLGVEVEGLGSAILHVRGAKRLGGGTYRIIPDRIEAGTYLLAAAATRGTLTLREVRPDHLDALLDKLRQAGHRLEVGPDWIRFTATKDPLPLLVEAREYPGFPTDLQPIVTAYLATVPGQSAVSDRVYPDRFTHVGELARMGAELYLRDRTLLLQGRRLHGAQVKALDIRAGGALVVAALSAEGVSEIEGVYFLERGYEDLEERLKALGARVGMAEVALVQAAD
- a CDS encoding transcriptional regulator, with product MPKKEKKRLQVVISEEQDALLTRAAYALSSPERLVSKSEVVRLAIAKIVQELEESKEELAELLKRLEPEEETP